The following are from one region of the Sandaracinus amylolyticus genome:
- the aroA gene encoding 3-phosphoshikimate 1-carboxyvinyltransferase: MASTGSETKRWRVRASGPLRGQVRVPGDKSIGHRALLFGALAEGTSTVRGLSGGLDNAATAEAMRQMGARIAFSGEPATGVTAKIDGVGLDGLKMPSGVIDCGNSGTTMRMLAGVLVAQKFGTRLIGDASLTRRPMRRIVDPLRARGGHIAGVKGPKEGEHYPPLSVAPLLPDEKLTGIEYQSPIASAQVKSALLLSGLWADGPTAVAEPTLSRDHTERMMLALGVPLQTMGPMVVLDPEEWDRRWDGFEWDVPGDISGAAFIMAAGLLVPGSEIVIDNVGTNPTRTGILDALRAMRAPIFITPRGDAAGMEPIAQVVVRHAPYSPTRLGGELVTRMIDEVPIFAAICARAGGASEIRDAEELRVKESDRLSITASMLRDAGVDCVELRDGMTIHGATDTLRATRVTSHGDHRIAMTAAVLGLASEGETIVEDVGCVDTSFPGFAELLRSLGADIVEETA; the protein is encoded by the coding sequence ATGGCGAGCACCGGTTCCGAGACGAAGCGATGGCGCGTCCGCGCGAGCGGCCCGCTGCGAGGTCAGGTTCGCGTCCCCGGCGACAAGTCGATCGGCCATCGCGCGCTCCTCTTCGGCGCGCTCGCCGAGGGCACCTCGACCGTGCGCGGTCTCTCGGGCGGTCTCGACAACGCCGCGACCGCCGAGGCCATGCGGCAGATGGGCGCGCGCATCGCGTTCTCGGGCGAGCCCGCGACCGGCGTGACCGCGAAGATCGACGGCGTCGGCCTCGACGGCCTGAAGATGCCGAGCGGCGTGATCGACTGCGGCAACTCGGGCACCACGATGCGCATGCTCGCGGGCGTGCTCGTCGCGCAGAAGTTCGGCACGCGCTTGATCGGCGACGCGAGCCTCACGCGCCGTCCGATGCGCCGCATCGTCGACCCGCTGCGCGCGCGCGGCGGTCACATCGCCGGCGTGAAGGGCCCGAAGGAAGGCGAGCACTATCCGCCGCTCTCGGTCGCGCCGCTGCTCCCCGACGAGAAGCTCACGGGCATCGAGTACCAGTCGCCGATCGCCAGCGCGCAGGTGAAGAGCGCGCTGCTGCTCTCGGGCCTCTGGGCCGATGGTCCGACCGCGGTCGCCGAGCCCACGCTCTCGCGCGATCACACCGAGCGCATGATGCTCGCGCTCGGCGTCCCGCTTCAGACGATGGGCCCGATGGTCGTGCTCGATCCCGAGGAGTGGGATCGCCGGTGGGACGGCTTCGAGTGGGACGTGCCCGGCGACATCAGCGGCGCCGCGTTCATCATGGCCGCGGGCCTGCTCGTGCCGGGCAGCGAGATCGTGATCGACAACGTCGGCACGAACCCGACGCGCACCGGGATCCTCGACGCGCTGCGCGCGATGCGCGCGCCGATCTTCATCACGCCGCGCGGTGATGCCGCGGGCATGGAGCCGATCGCGCAGGTCGTGGTGCGCCACGCGCCGTACAGCCCGACGCGCCTCGGCGGCGAGCTCGTCACCCGCATGATCGACGAGGTGCCGATCTTCGCCGCGATCTGTGCGCGCGCCGGCGGCGCGAGCGAGATCCGCGACGCGGAGGAGCTGCGGGTGAAGGAGAGCGATCGTCTCTCGATCACCGCGTCGATGTTGCGCGACGCCGGCGTCGACTGCGTCGAGCTGCGCGACGGCATGACGATCCACGGGGCCACCGACACGTTGCGCGCGACGCGCGTGACGAGCCACGGCGATCACCGCATCGCGATGACCGCGGCGGTGCTCGGCCTCGCGTCCGAGGGCGAGACGATCGTCGAGGACGTGGGCTGCGTCGACACCAGCTTCCCCGGCTTCGCGGAGCTCCTGCGCTCGCTCGGCGCCGACATCGTCGAGGAGACGGCGTGA
- a CDS encoding bifunctional chorismate mutase/prephenate dehydratase, with translation MADSRDEMAQIRAALEQADADLVAALDARARAIRGYVALRERDPEGYHVLPNPAEVLTRVRELRREFPENGLEPVVREVLGVCAAMIAPVQVAVLGPEAGLTHLAARRWFGSQAEVRAMANVTEVFAEIDRGRAAHAVVPFETSTDGALSATLSCLVETSAKVIGEVSAVNAWHLWSRTGNAGDVEKIYGAATTIAACERTLKAEFPRATLLDVRSGVVAAQLALEDHGAAAVGSELLGELGTTLRIGSERPAPMRTERGSERPVADTLRLVRKHVEDDPGATTRFVVLGQQQPRRTGADRTMIVLALSEDPGSLYAALQPFAERGINLTRLESRPARSSAWRLVFFVELDGHGSDRAVLTAIDEVKARARHLKVLGSYPRP, from the coding sequence ATGGCTGACTCGCGGGACGAGATGGCGCAGATCCGCGCCGCGCTGGAGCAGGCCGACGCCGATCTCGTGGCAGCGCTCGATGCGAGAGCGCGCGCGATCCGTGGATACGTCGCGCTGCGCGAGCGCGACCCCGAGGGCTACCACGTGCTCCCGAACCCGGCCGAGGTGCTCACGCGCGTGCGCGAGCTCCGGCGCGAGTTCCCGGAGAACGGGCTCGAGCCCGTGGTGCGCGAGGTGCTCGGTGTCTGCGCCGCGATGATCGCGCCGGTGCAGGTCGCGGTGCTCGGGCCCGAGGCGGGCCTCACGCACCTCGCGGCGCGTCGCTGGTTCGGCTCGCAGGCCGAGGTGCGCGCGATGGCGAACGTCACCGAGGTGTTCGCCGAGATCGATCGTGGACGCGCCGCGCACGCGGTCGTGCCCTTCGAGACGTCGACCGACGGCGCGCTCTCCGCGACGCTCTCGTGCCTCGTCGAGACGAGCGCGAAGGTCATCGGCGAGGTCAGCGCCGTCAACGCGTGGCACCTCTGGTCGCGCACCGGCAACGCGGGCGACGTGGAGAAGATCTACGGTGCGGCGACGACCATCGCGGCGTGCGAGCGCACGCTGAAGGCAGAGTTCCCGCGCGCGACGTTGCTCGACGTGCGCAGCGGTGTCGTCGCGGCGCAGCTCGCGCTCGAGGATCACGGCGCGGCGGCGGTCGGCAGCGAGCTGCTCGGCGAGCTCGGCACCACGCTGCGCATCGGCTCCGAGCGTCCCGCGCCGATGCGCACCGAGCGCGGCTCGGAGCGTCCGGTCGCGGACACGCTGCGCCTCGTGCGCAAGCACGTCGAGGACGATCCCGGCGCGACCACGCGCTTCGTCGTGCTCGGCCAGCAGCAGCCGCGCCGCACCGGCGCCGATCGCACGATGATCGTGCTCGCGCTGAGCGAGGATCCCGGCTCGCTCTATGCGGCGCTGCAGCCCTTCGCGGAGCGCGGGATCAACCTCACTCGCCTCGAGTCGCGTCCCGCGCGATCGAGCGCGTGGCGCCTCGTCTTCTTCGTCGAGCTCGACGGCCACGGCAGCGATCGCGCGGTGCTCACCGCGATCGACGAGGTGAAGGCGCGCGCGCGTCACCTCAAGGTCCTCGGCTCGTACCCGCGTCCTTGA
- the mutS gene encoding DNA mismatch repair protein MutS — translation MAKAKEGAHSPAMQQFFRAKEQHPDALLFFRMGDFYEMFFDDAVIASKALDLTLTARSKGIDGREVPMAGVPHHAAASYLARLLEKGFKVAICEQMADPATVKGIVPREVVRVVTPGLALDPDALDARTDNALVAVAHDGETFGIAALELTRAELRACTVSGGAAMLAEVLRLDPREVLVVGGGETHAALVRALPKARVAEHPASADRRTALAIALDDAAIGDATSRLSGPALEACAATLEYARVSTGGRTAIGVRAIEPYDPRAQLALDDTAVRNLELVRTLSGDRAGSLLALLDETSTPMGARLLRRRLLAPLADVAAIRRRHDAVEAFVLDPERRRVLRRALSEIGDLERLATRAELGVASPRDLGAIRAGLRSATSVIDALGAQHDEVLTALVPRDVCEDVESLLATALVDDLPLVPSAGPMIKDGIDGRVDELRTLSTSSKDVLLALEAREREASGIGSLKIRFTKVFGYYVEITRSNLHLVPPHFRRKQTVANGERYTTDELEELQSKILNAEDRLKALETEIFEDVRRRVGTEAHRLRALAFRLAEIDVHAGLAEVAHRRGYVRPEVDDTLSLELVECRHPIVETLAAAGSFVPNDVAVDAEAQRLLVITGPNMAGKSTTMREVALAAIMAQLGSFVAATRARIGLVDRVFTRVGASDDLGRGQSTFMVEMRETATILREATRRSLVILDEIGRGTSTYDGLAIAWAVAEHLHDVIGCRTLFATHYHELCELERTRDGVRNFNVAAREHQGDVVFLHRLVPGASNKSYGVAVARLAGTPERVLDRAKALLRGLESGASDAAAGAKASLRERVRAEVPQLDLFGAAPVAPRAIAPPPPEPSELERALRELDLDRMTPIEALVALSKLKSLLSKH, via the coding sequence GTGGCGAAGGCGAAAGAGGGCGCCCACTCGCCCGCGATGCAGCAGTTCTTCCGTGCGAAGGAGCAGCACCCCGATGCGCTGCTCTTCTTCCGCATGGGGGACTTCTACGAGATGTTCTTCGACGACGCGGTGATCGCGTCGAAGGCGCTCGACCTCACGCTCACCGCACGCAGCAAGGGCATCGACGGACGCGAGGTCCCGATGGCGGGCGTGCCGCACCACGCGGCGGCGTCGTACCTCGCGCGACTGCTCGAGAAGGGCTTCAAGGTCGCGATCTGCGAGCAGATGGCGGACCCCGCGACGGTGAAGGGCATCGTCCCGCGCGAGGTCGTCCGCGTCGTCACGCCGGGGCTCGCGCTCGATCCCGACGCGCTCGACGCGCGCACCGACAACGCGCTGGTCGCGGTCGCGCACGACGGCGAGACGTTCGGCATCGCGGCCCTCGAGCTCACGCGCGCCGAGCTGCGCGCGTGCACGGTGAGCGGCGGTGCCGCGATGCTCGCCGAGGTGCTGCGCCTCGATCCCCGCGAGGTGCTCGTCGTGGGCGGCGGCGAGACCCACGCCGCGCTCGTGCGCGCGCTCCCGAAGGCGCGCGTCGCCGAGCACCCGGCGTCCGCCGATCGACGCACTGCGCTCGCGATCGCGCTCGACGACGCGGCGATCGGCGATGCGACGTCGCGCCTCTCGGGGCCGGCGCTCGAGGCGTGCGCGGCGACGCTCGAGTACGCGCGCGTCTCGACCGGGGGTCGCACCGCGATCGGCGTGCGCGCGATCGAGCCCTACGATCCGCGCGCGCAGCTCGCGCTCGACGACACCGCGGTGCGCAACCTCGAGCTCGTGCGCACGCTCTCCGGCGATCGCGCGGGCTCGCTGCTCGCGCTGCTCGACGAGACCTCGACGCCGATGGGCGCGCGCCTCCTGCGCCGCCGGCTGCTCGCGCCGCTCGCCGACGTCGCGGCGATCCGTCGCCGTCACGATGCGGTCGAGGCGTTCGTGCTCGATCCCGAGCGCCGTCGCGTGCTGCGCCGCGCGCTCTCGGAGATCGGTGATCTCGAGCGCCTCGCCACGCGCGCCGAGCTGGGCGTCGCGAGCCCGCGCGACCTCGGCGCGATCCGCGCGGGCCTTCGCAGCGCGACGAGTGTGATCGACGCGCTCGGCGCCCAGCACGACGAGGTGCTCACCGCGCTCGTGCCGCGCGACGTGTGCGAGGACGTCGAGTCGCTGCTCGCGACCGCGCTGGTCGACGATCTCCCGCTCGTGCCGAGCGCGGGCCCGATGATCAAGGACGGGATCGACGGGCGCGTCGACGAGCTGCGCACGCTCTCCACGTCGAGCAAGGACGTGCTCCTCGCGCTCGAGGCGCGCGAGCGCGAGGCGTCGGGCATCGGCTCGCTGAAGATCCGCTTCACCAAGGTCTTCGGCTACTACGTCGAGATCACGCGCTCGAACCTGCACCTCGTGCCGCCGCACTTCCGGCGCAAGCAGACCGTCGCGAACGGCGAGCGCTACACCACCGACGAGCTCGAGGAGCTGCAGTCGAAGATCCTCAACGCCGAGGATCGCCTCAAGGCGCTCGAGACCGAGATCTTCGAGGACGTGCGCCGCCGCGTCGGCACCGAGGCGCATCGATTGCGCGCCCTCGCGTTCCGGCTCGCCGAGATCGACGTCCACGCCGGCCTCGCCGAGGTCGCGCACCGCCGCGGCTACGTGCGCCCGGAGGTCGACGACACGCTCTCGCTCGAGCTCGTCGAGTGCCGTCATCCGATCGTCGAGACGCTCGCGGCCGCCGGCTCGTTCGTGCCCAACGACGTCGCGGTCGATGCCGAGGCGCAGCGCCTCCTCGTCATCACCGGCCCCAACATGGCGGGCAAGTCGACGACGATGCGCGAGGTCGCGCTCGCCGCGATCATGGCGCAGCTCGGATCGTTCGTGGCCGCGACGCGCGCGCGCATCGGGCTCGTCGATCGCGTGTTCACGCGCGTCGGCGCGAGCGACGATCTCGGCCGCGGCCAGAGCACGTTCATGGTCGAGATGCGCGAGACCGCGACGATCCTCCGCGAGGCGACGCGCCGCTCCCTCGTGATCCTCGACGAGATCGGCCGCGGCACGAGCACCTACGACGGGCTCGCGATCGCGTGGGCGGTCGCCGAGCATCTCCACGACGTGATCGGTTGCCGCACGCTCTTCGCGACGCACTACCACGAGCTCTGCGAGCTCGAGCGCACGCGCGACGGAGTGCGCAACTTCAACGTCGCGGCGCGCGAGCACCAGGGCGACGTCGTGTTCCTGCATCGCCTCGTCCCCGGCGCGAGCAACAAGAGCTACGGCGTCGCGGTGGCGCGGCTCGCGGGCACGCCGGAGCGCGTGCTCGATCGCGCGAAGGCGCTGCTCCGAGGCCTCGAGAGCGGTGCGTCCGATGCGGCTGCGGGCGCGAAGGCGAGCCTCCGCGAGCGCGTCCGCGCCGAGGTCCCGCAGCTCGATCTCTTCGGCGCCGCGCCGGTCGCTCCACGAGCCATCGCGCCCCCTCCGCCCGAGCCTTCGGAGCTCGAGCGCGCGCTGCGCGAGCTGGACCTCGATCGGATGACGCCGATCGAGGCGCTCGTCGCGCTCTCGAAGCTCAAATCGCTGCTCTCGAAGCACTGA
- a CDS encoding YncE family protein produces the protein MRAERCGVGYAATITVFAIAIAGCDLDNPGVPLPAATLNFPIAIAVVDGAPETGDDDFLLVVNSNFDVRYASGSLQSWRLSEIEAAIDQAVAGVDDLGVDCGEDGLPACEIHIEERPDVFLQDEVRIPSHADGIAVGPTEERIYLPVRSGRGGLTWIDLSGGNFSCGEGDACDDLHNTVAVAPVSRELSLPTDPVALTVVPRALVGGGQSDAIVMIHRNGSGSLLLDDLRGQPTLFDVIEGLPTDVVSVEMDPESGTVWMTSAPPSTRPTRDLVAVAPIVSDVDTRLAVVNRITLAGVDDGGVGSDTRDIAFDVGVDRAWVLARRPEAVITVDFRVPPVAPNLAPLGEIFAVASGPSRLERVVVPFDPDGDGPIVPRDRTYLLATAYDANNVSVIDPELGLIATVAGLAGPFEMAYDPTRELLFVINFRNNTIGVVDLSPLRTGASPRLIAYLGDPDAPSPFSG, from the coding sequence ATGCGGGCGGAGCGATGCGGCGTCGGATACGCCGCGACCATCACAGTCTTCGCGATCGCGATCGCCGGGTGTGACCTCGACAACCCCGGGGTGCCGCTGCCCGCGGCCACGTTGAACTTCCCGATCGCGATCGCGGTGGTCGACGGAGCGCCGGAGACGGGCGACGACGACTTCCTGCTGGTCGTCAACTCGAACTTCGACGTGCGCTACGCGTCGGGCTCGCTGCAGTCGTGGCGCCTCTCGGAGATCGAGGCGGCGATCGATCAAGCGGTGGCGGGCGTCGACGATCTCGGCGTGGACTGCGGCGAGGACGGCCTCCCCGCGTGCGAGATCCACATCGAGGAGCGGCCCGACGTATTCCTCCAGGACGAGGTGCGCATCCCCTCGCACGCCGACGGGATCGCGGTCGGGCCCACGGAAGAGCGCATCTACCTGCCGGTGCGCAGCGGGCGCGGCGGCCTCACGTGGATCGACCTGTCGGGCGGCAACTTCTCGTGCGGGGAGGGCGACGCCTGCGACGACCTGCACAACACCGTTGCGGTCGCGCCGGTCTCGCGCGAGCTCTCGCTCCCCACCGATCCGGTCGCGCTGACGGTCGTGCCGCGCGCGCTGGTGGGCGGCGGCCAGTCGGACGCGATCGTGATGATTCACCGCAACGGCTCGGGCAGCCTGCTGCTCGACGATCTGCGCGGTCAGCCGACGCTCTTCGACGTGATCGAGGGGCTCCCGACCGACGTGGTGAGCGTCGAGATGGATCCCGAGAGCGGCACGGTGTGGATGACGAGCGCCCCGCCGAGCACGCGTCCGACACGCGACCTGGTCGCGGTCGCGCCGATCGTGTCCGACGTCGACACCCGTCTCGCGGTGGTGAATCGGATCACGCTCGCGGGGGTGGATGACGGCGGCGTGGGATCGGACACGCGCGACATCGCGTTCGACGTCGGCGTCGATCGCGCGTGGGTGCTCGCGCGCCGGCCCGAGGCGGTGATCACGGTCGACTTCCGGGTGCCGCCGGTCGCGCCGAACCTCGCGCCGCTCGGTGAGATCTTCGCGGTGGCGTCCGGGCCGTCGCGCCTCGAGCGCGTGGTCGTGCCTTTCGATCCCGACGGTGATGGGCCGATCGTGCCGCGCGATCGCACGTACCTTCTCGCGACCGCCTACGACGCGAACAACGTCTCGGTGATCGATCCCGAGCTCGGGCTGATCGCGACCGTCGCGGGCCTCGCGGGGCCCTTCGAGATGGCGTACGACCCGACGCGGGAGCTGCTCTTCGTCATCAACTTCCGCAACAACACGATCGGGGTCGTCGACCTCTCGCCGCTGCGCACCGGCGCGTCCCCGCGGCTGATCGCGTACCTCGGCGATCCCGACGCGCCGAGCCCGTTCTCCGGATGA
- a CDS encoding serine/threonine protein kinase, with the protein MSTNGNEAKAQHLHLVEDRPPSVPPPDPLIGRTLDGRYRIESVLGEGGMGLVYRARHAMLNKPLAIKVLKPEVSRDTEVLTRFQQEAQSASAIGNQHIIDISDFGTLPDNSTYFVMEFLDGVSLTKAIESPQDKGGAPMAPERVVHIAKQLCDALGAAHERSIVHRDMKPDNVYLIKRGGDLDFVKVLDFGIAKVGGASSKLTKAGQVFGTPHYMSPEQCAGSNVDHRTDVYALGVILYEMACGRVPFDADNLMGILTKHMYEQPIAPHELPPPVQVPPGLEAVILKCLSKSADARYQSMSEVREDLVALEQGLTPRAVVEGVDRASGAGMPRRDGTMPRMDGTGRVPVQSMMRMGVGDVAPEPPKSKVPMIIGTVAVLLLMVGGGAAALVMTQQPAVAVTPPPVVSTPPPTPPTPPVAPPTTPEETGAGSVAAGAEGTSTDVESPREAAPAISPTIHLVSDPEGVEVWRGDELLGNTPFDLPRPASGETLEVSLRKPGFQSQDVRLSSLTAAQVRIALVAERRRSGSGGRRQPEASSGGTAPQQHTTPPTQHHGVGQSEVLDPWR; encoded by the coding sequence ATGAGCACCAACGGCAACGAGGCCAAGGCACAGCACCTCCATCTGGTCGAGGACCGCCCGCCGTCGGTCCCGCCCCCGGATCCGCTGATCGGCCGCACGCTCGACGGGCGCTACCGCATCGAGTCGGTGCTGGGCGAGGGCGGCATGGGCCTCGTCTACCGCGCGCGCCACGCGATGCTGAACAAGCCGCTCGCGATCAAGGTGCTCAAGCCCGAGGTCTCGCGCGACACCGAGGTGCTCACGCGCTTCCAGCAGGAAGCCCAGAGCGCGAGCGCGATCGGCAACCAGCACATCATCGACATCAGTGATTTCGGCACGCTGCCCGACAACTCCACCTACTTCGTGATGGAGTTCCTCGACGGCGTGTCGCTGACGAAGGCGATCGAGTCGCCGCAGGACAAGGGCGGCGCGCCGATGGCGCCCGAGCGCGTGGTGCACATCGCGAAGCAGCTCTGCGACGCGCTCGGTGCCGCGCACGAGCGCAGCATCGTCCACCGCGACATGAAGCCGGACAACGTCTACCTCATCAAGCGAGGTGGCGACCTCGACTTCGTGAAGGTGCTCGACTTCGGCATCGCGAAGGTGGGCGGCGCGTCGAGCAAGCTGACGAAGGCCGGCCAGGTCTTCGGAACGCCGCACTACATGTCGCCCGAGCAGTGCGCGGGCAGCAACGTCGATCACCGCACCGACGTCTACGCGCTCGGCGTGATCCTCTACGAGATGGCGTGCGGCCGCGTGCCGTTCGACGCCGACAATCTCATGGGGATCCTGACCAAGCACATGTACGAGCAGCCGATCGCGCCGCACGAGCTGCCGCCGCCGGTGCAGGTCCCGCCCGGGCTCGAGGCCGTGATCCTCAAGTGCCTCTCGAAGTCGGCGGACGCGCGCTACCAGTCGATGTCCGAGGTGCGCGAGGACCTCGTCGCGCTCGAGCAGGGACTGACGCCGCGCGCCGTGGTCGAGGGCGTCGATCGCGCGTCGGGCGCGGGCATGCCGCGTCGCGACGGAACGATGCCGCGCATGGACGGCACCGGTCGCGTGCCGGTGCAGTCGATGATGCGCATGGGCGTCGGCGACGTCGCGCCCGAGCCGCCGAAGAGCAAGGTGCCGATGATCATCGGCACCGTCGCGGTGCTCCTGCTCATGGTCGGTGGTGGCGCGGCTGCGCTCGTGATGACGCAGCAGCCCGCCGTCGCGGTGACGCCGCCGCCGGTCGTGAGCACGCCGCCTCCGACGCCGCCGACCCCGCCGGTCGCACCGCCGACGACGCCCGAAGAGACCGGCGCGGGCAGCGTCGCTGCGGGCGCCGAGGGCACGTCGACCGACGTCGAATCGCCCCGCGAGGCCGCGCCCGCGATCTCGCCGACGATCCACCTCGTGAGCGATCCGGAGGGCGTCGAGGTCTGGCGCGGTGACGAGCTCCTCGGCAACACGCCCTTCGATCTGCCGCGCCCCGCATCGGGCGAGACGCTCGAGGTCTCGCTCCGCAAGCCCGGCTTCCAGAGCCAGGACGTGCGCCTCTCGTCGCTGACCGCGGCGCAGGTCCGCATCGCGCTCGTCGCCGAGCGTCGTCGCAGCGGCAGCGGTGGTCGCAGGCAGCCCGAAGCCTCGTCCGGCGGCACGGCTCCGCAGCAGCACACGACGCCGCCCACGCAGCACCATGGCGTGGGTCAGAGCGAGGTCCTCGACCCCTGGCGCTGA
- a CDS encoding PEP/pyruvate-binding domain-containing protein — protein MRFLVVPGAGAPADPARVGAKAAGLIDATNEGLPVPPFFVLSIDLFRAWRATGALPPELDEELDAGLEHLARATGKRLGDTLVVSVRSGAPVSMPGMLDTLLDVGATSASIDGLERQLGDRAAALDVRRRFLESWGAVVGRLPRTRFDARAGVRVAARATTPPPPITPGDLEAKIARHEQTLRDAGVLPPDDARAQLRTAIDAILRSWDRDRARDFRASQRIDEALGTAVVVQAMVFGNATGASGSGVAFTRHPVTGEKHLFGEYLPHVQGDEVVGGRASPAGLSAAASGRRASESLERQSPAAFAELERIAMALEARYGDAQDLEITVEQGTLWLLQVRTAKRSPRASIRVAVDLVREGRIDRETALARIEPRVIDALVSRALPPDDQLSEPPLTIGVPASPGAISGRAVYDPSAAIELAARGEAAILIRPECSPEDAPGIRAAAGVLTSSGGLTSHAAVIARALGRPCIVSASEVRVDVDHGCAEVRRPAGVVVPVPEMITLDGATGRVFAGALPLTTAFALPEAREVLEWARELGVPGWEDVIARLL, from the coding sequence ATGCGCTTCCTCGTCGTGCCCGGTGCGGGAGCTCCCGCGGACCCGGCGCGCGTCGGGGCGAAGGCCGCAGGGCTGATCGACGCGACGAACGAAGGGCTGCCGGTGCCGCCCTTCTTCGTGCTCTCGATCGACCTCTTCCGTGCATGGCGCGCGACGGGTGCGCTCCCGCCGGAGCTCGACGAGGAGCTCGACGCGGGCCTCGAGCACCTCGCGCGCGCGACCGGCAAGCGACTCGGCGACACGCTCGTGGTGAGCGTGCGATCGGGCGCGCCGGTCTCGATGCCGGGCATGCTCGACACGCTGCTCGACGTCGGCGCGACCAGCGCGAGCATCGATGGGCTCGAGCGCCAGCTCGGCGATCGCGCGGCCGCGCTCGACGTTCGGCGTCGCTTCCTCGAGTCGTGGGGCGCGGTCGTCGGTCGTCTTCCGCGCACGCGCTTCGATGCGCGCGCGGGTGTGCGCGTCGCGGCGCGCGCGACCACGCCTCCGCCGCCGATCACGCCCGGCGATCTCGAGGCGAAGATCGCGCGCCACGAGCAGACCCTGCGCGACGCAGGCGTGCTGCCGCCCGACGACGCGCGCGCCCAGCTGCGCACCGCGATCGACGCGATCCTCCGATCGTGGGATCGCGATCGCGCGCGCGACTTCCGCGCGTCGCAGCGCATCGACGAGGCGCTCGGCACCGCGGTGGTCGTGCAGGCGATGGTGTTCGGCAACGCGACCGGCGCGTCGGGCAGCGGTGTCGCGTTCACCCGGCACCCCGTGACCGGCGAGAAGCACCTCTTCGGCGAGTACCTCCCGCACGTGCAGGGCGACGAGGTCGTGGGCGGTCGTGCATCGCCCGCGGGCCTCTCGGCGGCGGCCTCGGGACGGCGCGCTTCGGAGAGCCTCGAGCGACAGAGCCCGGCCGCGTTCGCCGAGCTGGAGCGCATCGCGATGGCGCTCGAGGCGCGTTACGGCGACGCGCAGGACCTCGAGATCACCGTCGAGCAGGGCACGCTGTGGCTCCTGCAGGTGCGCACCGCGAAGCGCTCGCCGCGCGCGTCGATCCGTGTCGCGGTCGATCTCGTGCGCGAGGGCCGCATCGATCGCGAGACCGCGCTCGCGCGGATCGAGCCGCGCGTGATCGACGCGCTCGTCTCGCGCGCGTTGCCCCCCGACGACCAGCTCTCCGAGCCGCCCCTGACGATCGGCGTGCCCGCGAGCCCGGGCGCGATCTCGGGACGTGCCGTCTACGATCCCTCCGCCGCCATCGAGCTCGCGGCGCGCGGCGAGGCCGCGATCTTGATCCGCCCCGAGTGCAGCCCCGAGGACGCGCCGGGGATCCGCGCCGCCGCCGGCGTGCTCACCTCGTCGGGCGGCCTCACGTCGCACGCTGCGGTGATCGCGCGCGCGCTCGGTCGCCCGTGCATCGTCTCGGCGAGCGAGGTGCGTGTCGACGTCGATCACGGGTGCGCCGAGGTGCGTCGACCTGCGGGCGTGGTGGTTCCCGTGCCCGAGATGATCACGCTCGACGGTGCGACGGGCCGCGTGTTCGCGGGCGCGCTCCCGCTCACGACCGCGTTCGCGCTCCCCGAGGCGCGCGAGGTGCTCGAGTGGGCGCGCGAGCTCGGCGTGCCCGGCTGGGAAGACGTGATCGCGCGCCTGCTGTGA